The Candidatus Latescibacterota bacterium nucleotide sequence GCGATCGATGTTATGAGCAAGCCCGGAGAGGCTTATAGCGTCGGGGATATGTCTGTCGAGTTGATCGACAAGATCAAGGCGGCGGCAAGGGTCGATGTCACAAAAAAGATATCAGATCAAAAAAAGATCGTTACCACGGGACAAAAGAAACTGTCGATGACTGTGACGACGAACAAGATCATCGCTATCGGCGCGTCGACGGGCGGAACGGAGGCGATTACATCGGTCCTGAGCAGAATGCCGAAGAACGCACCTGGAATATTGATAACCCAGCATATGCCGGAATTTTTCACTAAATCTTTTGCTGAGAGGCTCAACGAGATCTGTGAGATCGAAGTGAAGGAAGCGGAGCATGGTGATTCGATCGTTTCGGGGAAGGCATTCATCGCGCCGGGGAACAGCCATATGCTCGTCCGTAGATCGGGAGCCAGGTATCTCGTTGAAGTCAAGGATGGTCCCCTTGTCTCCAGACACCGCCCTTCAGTGGATGTGTTATTCAAATCCGTGGCGAAGTATGTGGGAAACAATGCGATCGGCATAATCCTCACAGGTATGGGGAGGGATGGGGCCGAAGGATTTCTGGAAATGAAGAAAAACGGTGCATCGAATATTGCGCAGAATGAAAAGAGTTGCGTTGTCTACGGAATGCCGAAGGTGGCAATAGAGCTTGGAGGCGCGGATAAGATCCTTCATCTCAGGGACATACCGGCAAAAGCGTTGAAGCTGGCAGAAGAGAAGATGTTGCAACACAAATGATCCGGCAGGGTCCGCTGTCTGTCATTGCTCCCCGGGCCTTCTCCAAAACAGGGTCAGGGTCTGTGCCCTGAAAGGAACTGGTAACAGGTCGATCCTGTTACGTTGGCGAATTCCCCCTCCCCGAATATTCTTATCGTCGAATCCATGTCTGCGACCAAGTTAAGAAGAGGAATCACCGTTTCCTTTCTTCTCATAGCGAGAGCAAGCGGATTGGTCACGATATTTTTCATGCAGTCTCCTGGGGCGTTGATAAAATCTCCATAATCTCCCACGCACGCGCAGCAGAAGACCATCCTTCCCTGGGGTGAAATAAAGACGTTATGAACGAGATGGACTCCCTCGCCATGCTCGATCATGAATCCTTTTGTTTCCCCGCAGCCGTTTGACTCGACCAGGTCGAAAGGGTCCACATTCAGGTAAGTGAAGGGGTTGAAACTGGAACAGGAGCGGTTTTCGACCTCAGCCTTCGAGTATCTGCCTTTTTTGAAATTCCGTAACGCATTTCCCACAAGGCCTATACTCTGGTTTGGTATCCCGTAGATATGTGGTGCGGGAAGCCCTTTGTCGATGGAGTTGGTCCACACTCTTTCAAGCATCTGCTCAATCGTGCTTTCCGGGGGGGGGCTGTGAAAGATATCGACGGAAAGGCATATTCTGACGTTGCTATCGTATTCGGTATTGTTTGCCGTTTCGGCCCAGGAGCCTATCACCGTCTCAGCTTTCTCCGCTGAAGATGCGAAGCGGCCGTTGGTAAGGATCCACAGATCGTATTCGGGCAGTGTCTTCCTGATATGGCGTATCAGGTCTTTCTGATGACCGAGCCGTTCTTTTTCGGAGAGTGTTTTCCCGTCTTTCCCCAAAGGCCAGCAAAAAAATTCGCCTCCACTGAGTCTGATGGACGGTTTTCTGAGGTTAAGCTTGAATGTGCCCTCGCTTGTCACCCAGGTGGATTCGCAGTCACGGTGAGTAGCGCACACATTATATTTCTGGAGAAGGGCATAGGTAAGCTGTTCCGGAGGGGAAAGCAATGAATCGAGTTCATGGCATTGGTTGGATCCCTCGTGTCTGAAAGTACCATTTCCGTAAATTTTTGGCAGGATCTTGTGAATGCTGTGGCGGGCAATGTTGTCGATGGCCTTGAAGGCGTTTTCAGGAGTCATTGACTCGGGACGCTTAGGGCCGGATTCAGTTATACAATGGCTACAACTGTCATTGCACTTGAAGGTAAGATACAGTTCGGCTGAGTTAATGTGAGCCTCGGGCATCCTCGGGTCCGGGACAGACAATATGCCGTCTACTATAGCTTTCTTGATGATTTTTTCTCTAAGATCGTCCATCCTCGACTTCCTTTTGCTGCTGACCCCAAGACTCCGGAAGATTCTTCTGAGCGAATAATAGACACGATATATCGAGGTGGCCGGTAGTGTCAATGCTGATTTCACATTGACATTTTTCCCTTCGGATGATATTCAGAAGCCTGACCTGTTTATCAAGAAGGAGGGTTTGAATGAGTGACCGTAAAGTTATGAACAGGTGGCTCGTCGTTGTGGGAGCGATTCTGATACAGCTCTGCCTCGGCGCCATCTACGCATGGTCGGCTTTTACCAAGAAGTTAACCATTGATCCTTTCAATCTGAGCAAGACCCAGACCCAGATCATTTTTTCGGTCGGTCTGTTGTCGTTCGCCGTCGTGATGGCCCTTGTCGCGGGTAAATGGCAGAAAAAGGTCGGTCCCAGGACCGTGGCCCTCACGGGGGGACTCGTTCTTGGAGTCGGTTATGTTCTGGCAGGACTCGCTGGCTCGAGTTATCTCGGGATCCTTGTCGGTGTCGGTGTGCTCGGAGGCGCCGGTATCGGTCTGGCCTATGTCTGTCCAATAGCAGCACTGGTCAAATGGTTTCCCGACAAGAAGGGCATGATCACCGGACTGGCAGTCGCCGGTTTCGGATTCGGCGCCCTGATATGGATCAAACTCACCGGAGGGTTCAAGTTCGGCCCGGTCGATCTTACCCCCGGATGGGGAGGCCTCTATGGTATGGGCTGGTCCGTCAATAATATCTTCATACTCTACGGCATCCTGTTCGCTGTGCTCGTAGGTATCGGTGCCATGTTCATGGTCAACCCTCCAGAAGGATGGACACCTGCGGGCTGGAATCCGCCCTCCAGTGCCGAAGCTGCTGTTTCGGGTGGAAGGGATTTCACTGTAGGCGAGATGGTCGCTACTCCGCAGTACTGGATGTTGTTCAGTCTGTTTGTCGTTGGAGCGACTGCCGGCCTTATGGTGATCGGTGTCATCAAGCTCTTCGGAATCGATGCTTTGACTGGTAGCGGGTTTGAACCTACCAAGGCCAATATCATCACCGGGACGGCGATGGGGCTGTTCTACGCGTTGATGAACGGACTCGGACGTATCATCTGGGGTATGATATCCGACAAGACCGGCAGGAAGAACGCGATCGTCCTCATGTCCCTGATTCAGGGTATCATGATGATCGCCTTCTACTTTATCGGTGGGAACGAGTGGGGACTCTACCTGAGTGCGGGTATAATAGGATTCAACTTCGGTGGTAATTTTGCCCTGTTCCCGGCTGCTACAGCAGATTATTTCGGTAACAAGAACGTCGGCACGAACTACCCCTGGGTCTTTATGGCCTACGGTGTGGGTGGGCTCGTCGGCCCGATCCTCGGTGGAAAGATGGGAGACGCCCAGGTATGGATGTACGCCTTCGTCCCCGCCGGGATCGCCTGCCTTGCGGCCGCCGCCATCGGAATGTTTTTGAAGGCTCCGAAGAAGATCGAGGCGTAGGAGCTTTTCAAACGATAAGCACAATAAAGGGGGCCGCGGTGCGGCTCCCTTTTTGATGAGGGAGAAAGATGATCATCGGAATAGCGGGAGGCTCCTGCTCGGGAAAGAGTTCGATTGCGATGGCGCTCGCGGGGATGATAAGGGGAAGACCCGTCTTCATCCTCGGGCTGGATTCGTACTACCTCGACCTCAAGGACCTCGAGCCGGAGGCAAAAAAGCTCCATAACTTCGACGAGCCGGCGTCTCTCGACATACCACTCCTCGTGGACAACATAAAATCACTCGCCGCGGGGGGAGAGGTCCCGATCCCGATCTACGATTTCGGGACCCACACACGCCTGCCGGAAGACCGCTGGGTCCGCGTATCAATAGACGACAACGCGATCATCGTCGTCGAAGGGCTGTTTACTCTATCGATCCCCGAAATAAGGAAACTTCTCGACGTGAAGGTCTTCATCGACGTTTCGCACGAGACATGCCTCCAGCGCAGGATCGCCAGGGACATCGAAGAACGCGGCAGGACCAGGGAAAGCGTCATCGAGCAGTATGAACGGACCGTGCAGCCGATGTTCGAACTCCACGTATTGCCCGGGCGGGAACACGCGGGTCTCATTGTCGAGGGCAAGGACCCGGTCGGGGAATCCGCTGAGAAGATCCTCCATATCATATGATATTGACATTATTGTTCAAATCCCTAGATTATAAGTAGCACCCCCGCCGCAACGAGTAGTACTGTATCCAGGGGTAATCGAATGAAAAAACTTATCGTTCTCCTACTGATCCTGTCGGCATTTTCCATATTTTTTTATGCATGTAACGATGATCCAACTTCAGCGATCCCTGACGGACCTCCTGTCAACGAACCTCCCGTAGTCCAGATAACGAATCCGAGTGACGGCGAGATCATCGTCGATCAGATGGGAACATTCTTCATAGGCTCGGCGATAGACCCGGAAGACGGAGAGTTGCCTCCGGATTCTCTCGTATGGAAATCCAACAAGGACGGGGTCCTGGGGAAGGGGAAGGTCTTCCTGTGTCAGGAGTTGTCGGTAAACAACCACACCATCACGTTGACCGCGATAGACAGCGGCGGAAACCGCAGATCCGACACCGTGAAGATCCATGTATGGGAATCCATTCCCCGGAATATAAAGGTGCTGTTTATCGGCTCAAGCTACTTCGGTTATAACAATCTTCCCCTCATGTTCAAGACTCTGGCCGAGGCCGCAGGGAAGGGCGTGGAGATCGGAGAATACATTGTCGGCGGCATGCGTCTCGATTACCACAGTACAAATCCCGCGACGGAGGCAAAGATCAACGAGGAGGACTGGGATTTCGTGATCCTTCAGGGGTCCAGCATAACTGCGGCGTATCCCATAGATCACCAGTATATATTTCCTCCCTTTACATACCATCCCCTGGTACCCTCCCTGAAATTGTTGAAAGAAAAGATCGAAGCGAATTGCGCCTCTACGAAAACGGTCTATATGATGCCCTGGGCATACGAGAACGGAAATACATGGGTGGAGGGATACGACGACACGTATTTCGATATGCAGCTGTTGATCTACGACAACACCATACTCTTCAGTGACGAAGTCCCTTTCATGACGGCTCCAGTGGGCTGGGCGTGGAACACCGTGCTCAGCGAAGTGGAACAGCTCCACTACCTGTATACGGAAGATATGAGTCACCCGTCGTACAGGGGATCCTACCTGCTGTCCTGCGTCATCTATTCGACTTTTTTCCGGGAGGACCTTGAAGGCACCGAATGTTACCTGGGCATACCCAGGGTCGAAGCCGTCTATTTTCAATCTGTCGCAGCTGACATCGTCCTTGACGATATGAAATTGTGGAATTTGATTCCCTGATCCGAATGACATCGGATTTATCAATCTTTGAAAAAACCTCCGAATAGTGATACTCTCATGCTATCAGATTTGATCTAGTATTCGAGAGGGAGATGAAAGCATGGAAGAGCATGTGAGGGAGATACTCAAGTCGTTGGGAGAAGACCCCGAAAGGGATGGCCTGCTCAAGACTCCGTCGAGAGTGAAGGAATCGCTGGAGTTTCTGACGAGCGGATACCGGGAGGACATCGACAGCGTTCTCAGTGGATCGGTCTTCGAGGAGGAGCACGATGAGATGATCATCGTCAGGGACATCAGTCTCTACAGCCTCTGTGAACACCATATGCTCCCTTTCTTCGGAAAATGCCATGTCGCCTATATTCCAAAGGGAAAGATCATCGGCCTCTCCAAGATCCCGAGGATCGTGGAGATATTCTCCCGGAGGCTCCAGATCCAGGAGCGCCTGACAAATCAGATAGCCCGCACGCTCATGGACCACCTCAAACCTTATGGGGTAGCCGTCACGATAGAGGCGGTGCATCTCTGTATGGCGATGAGAGGTGTGAGGACAAGGGACTCGTTGATTATTACAAGTTCGATGCTCGGCGCCTTCCGGAACGACAGCAAGACGAGGATGGAGTTCCTCAACCTCATAAAGGGGAACGACAGGCATAAGTGGTAGGGGCTACTTCATGGGCAACATTCAGATTCTTATGAATAAAATATGCAATTAACACGAACTGCTAAAGGGCGAAATTGGTTAAGGCAGTCTGATGCAAAGTCAGACTGGATCTTGAACAGGAGGGTAGTATGGACAATAACTATGCGACTGTCGGGTATGTTAATTTTCTTTTCGGGCTGTTTTGTGCAAATTGGGCAAAAAATACTGATCGAAGTGCCTGGGGATGGTTTTTCTTTGGGTTCTTTCTGGCCCCGATTGCAGGGCTGGTATTAGTAAGCAAGAAAAAATAGTGGTTTAATTTGTTCGTATATATTCCGGTAAAAGGAGGGAAGGATCCATGAAAAGCAAGTTCTTTATCCCGGCCGCGACCGTGATTGTCGGCGTTCTTGTCTGGGTCGCCTTTCTCTTGTTGTGTGAAAAGGGCAAAATAGCCATTGAGCAGTTGAAGTATCTCGGAGTAGGTTTTAGTCTGGTAGTGGCTGGTCTTATGGTTTATTCCGGTTTTAGTTGCCGCCAGGTGGGCGGCCCCCGTTATGGCAACATCATCCGAACCGCCATGCTGATCATCATGGCTGCAATCACCTACTGGAGAATAGATATCATTCCTGCAGTCCTTCTGGCGGCTGGAACCATTTTTACGATCATATTTGCTCTAATGAGTGAACTGCCAGATGCCTCGGAAGAGTCCAGTTCGACTTTGGGCCAGGCAGAAAATAAAACCGATTAGGATGCATGTGTCTGCAGCCGTCGGAATCTTCTTTGTCACTCCGGCTGGAGTGGCAGTGATCGAGCCAGTGAAGCTCGCGTCTGAATCGAAGCTTGCTAAAAAAGGTCGATTTGCTCGGGCTTTCTACTTTTTTGGTTTTTATCCTTCTCTTTTTTTTGTGGCCGCCGAAGCGGGGATCTTTTCTTTCGCGGCTGCTTTTTTTGAAGTTCCGTTGGGACTATCTGCCTGTAGAGAGATGACTCCCTCTTAAAAAAACCTTCGGTGTGGAAAGAGTCTTCAAGATCGAAGTGCGCGAAGTCAATGTGATGACAGAGTTCGTGGAGTACGGTCCGTATGAACGACTTGAAGGCGACCACCTGTCCCTGCACGGCGGTTTTCATCCAGACGGTAAGTAGGGGAGTCTCACCCTCCGTCCACTCGTAAAGGCCGTGCAGTTCCTCGGCTTCATTTGACGGGCGCCTCGTGCTGATCTTTACAATGAGGCGTTCTATGGCCAGGTCCTCGCAAACCAGTCGGCAGATCTCGGAGGCGTGTCTTGCTACGTCGCGTCGCCTGTTACCTTCGAGTGATCTCTTGAGTCTTATTGTCGCGGGGTGTATATCGCTTGGGTTCTTGATGTGAATGCTCTCTATGGCATCGCTCTTCCTGTAGATCCTTTTATTGGCCGCGCTCAGATTATCGTAGTATGGAAATGGCATATTTCGCCTTTACGAATATTAATTGTTCGATCATCTTTCACTGAATATACCGCCGCAGGTATTATAGGAAAATAAAATATTCTGGTGACATCTACTGGATCAGCTCCGATTTTGTTGATCGTCTCAAGTCCGGCTCTGAGTGAGTGATTCAATTGCACGATAAGTACACCGACTGGTCTTAACCTGAAGTAGCTGCAAGGATTTTTATCACCGCATCCGGAGCGGAGATGCCAGGGCGTTCTCGGGCCTTGTGTCCATATGGGAGAGTCCCCCGCTCCTGTGGCGCCGCAACTTTTCGGTCGGCGGCTCGTATCTTATCTATAACATTCAACAAGGGAGAACCTTATGTCACTTCGCAATTGCTTATGCAGACTCTCTATTTTCATGGCAGCATTGATATTTATTGCCGGGCAGGGGATATCGGAAACAAAGCCAGGTCTGAACACGAACGACACGATGGGTACGCTCGTGACAGCGGACTGGCTGAGTCGACATCTTGATGATCCGGATCTGGTCATACTCGACTGCACTGTACGCATCGTGCCCAAAGAAGGTGGCGGGATGGATGCGATGAGCGGTCGGGGCGATTACGAGAAAGGCCATATTCCGTCCGCGCAATTCGCCGATCTTATGGGAGACCTTTCCGATGTTGACAGCCCGATGAGCTACACTCTGCCGACTCCGGAGCAGTTCTGTGCCGCCATGGGTGCGCTGGGTGTCGGCGACGATTCCCGGGTTGTCCTGTACGACAGTTACGGCTCGGTATGGGCCGCGCGTGTCTGGTGGATGTTGAGGTGGGCAGGATTCGACAATGCCGCATTGCTCGATGGTGGCTTTAGGGCCTGGACCGCCGGGGGCAGGCCGCTGTCTACCGAGGTGGTCAAACCTCAGATGAAAATGCTCACAGCTGATCCACGGCCGGCCTTGATCGCCGATCGGGACGAGGTGTTCGCTGCGATCGAAGACGACGCGGTCTCACTGATAGATGCGATGCACAAGCCTCACTTCACGGGGCAGATGGTCATGTACGGCCGACCCGGACATATTCCGGGCGCTGTTAACATCCCCGCAATGTCGTTGCTCGATGAAACAGGCAATTACCAGTCGCATGATGATCTTGCCACGATGCATGAGGGCGACCGCGAAGGGCGTGTCATCACCTATTGCGGTGCGGGAATCGCGGCATCATCTAATGCCTTTATCCTGCTGCGTCTCGGCTTCACCGATGTAGCCGTGTACATGGCCTCACTTCAGGAATGGGCCGCCGATGCTGCCAACCCGCTTGTAGTCGATTGACACGGACTGCATGCAAGATTTCTACCGCCACTTGTGGCGGGGCTTTCGTTTGATCTCACGTACTGCTTTTTCAGGATCTCTTTGCTTTCTCATGGTACACTCCTTTGGTATTCTTAGTTAACCAGAAGTGTCCATTAATTTAATTCTTGAAACTGTCTCACTTCAGCTGGCAGGATACATATTATAAGGCTTAAAAAGCGTAAAAAATAACACAAATATTTACTAGAAAACGACATAAGGTGCTGATATATAGAAGGTAATAGCGCGTAAAATAAAGTTTACCTAAATATATGTTGATATCTAATTAACGTTAATATACGTTTCGAGTGTGTTCTAAATAAACGGCTTTTCAATTTATTAAATCAAATGAAGGGGGAGGCATGAATCCACGTAGTGCGTCATCGTGTATTGTGGTTCTTGCGATTCTGATGGTGCTGACGCTTGGCACATTTTCAGCTGTCGTCCACGCATACGACACTGCAACTGGCACAAAACCTGAGCTCCAGGCGAAGCAGACCTTAAGTAGTAGTACTAAAGCCGTTTCGCTTTTTGAAGTAGTGAGGGACGGTAGCGACCGGTATGCCGATATTTCAGACATACTTGAGGATTTATTCAGTATTTCGTCTGACGAATTGTCTGGTTTGGATGACGATGTAAACCAGATAGTAATAGGGGATGTCTCAGATCTTACGATAGCGAATCTTGCAGCTCTGCTCTGTGTAAACACTGTCGATCTGGGGGAAGAAGGATACGTCATTGTTTCGAAGGAAAACCCGAGATCCACTAATGGATCATGGATAGTACTGATAGTTGCTGCTTCTGGTTGCTCAGATGGAGTACTCAATGGTATCTATACTTTTATTGATCTGGTCGAGGATAGTGGTCCAAGTGTCATCGGGGACCATTATATAAGAGATTATCCGGACAGTCCGTTCAGGGCTGTATTTCACTGGATTCCAAGAGTCGAGGACTCCGGTTCCTCCTGGGTGACTGAAAGAGTAGACAGCCTTGAGAAACTCGAAGGAAAAGGGTGTAATGCGATTCACCTGGGTGCCGCGGATTTCTGGGAAATGGATAGCACTCACTATAATGGTCTGACAGCTGATGGACTTCATGGCCGCTGGATCAATGAATTTGCATACAATTGCAGACAACAGAATCTTGAACCGATCCCACAACTTTGGGCAGCACCTTACAGAGTCAGGATCTGGCACCCTCTATGGAGAGAGGGTGAGTTTATCGAGGATGAGGTGTTCAATATTGAATACGATACTGGAGAAGAAAAATATTTTCTTGAACCTGCGATCACTCCCTTTGACAACGCAGCCTACGACATGGATTTTTCAACCTGGACCTCCTGGTCGAGCAACTGGAATCAGCCGACGGGATGGACGCTGAACTCCACAAATGGATACCTCAGTTATTCCGGCAACACATTCGTAGGTCCCAGTCAGACATTTGATGCTTCGGAATTCAGTCCAGGGAGTTTCTATGTCCTCGAAACGAAAGTTTCTGACGTCTCTACGGTCGAGGACGGTGCTATACCGATGGTGTATGTGATGGTTCACCTTGGGGAACCATACAACGATTGGATAACCATCTTTTTTGAAGTGATAGCCGATTGTGAAGGTGAAGCGACCCGGGATTATTTTTTCTGGACGCCTCCGACTTTTTCCGGAAAACCTTCGGATTACCCGACTAACGATTATGAGGATTTTCCACTCTGGGACTATATTGATCAGGTCTCGATTAAAATTTACACTCAGCCGGGCCCGAGTACATGTTCGATGAATCTTCACAGTTTTTTTCTTGAACGAAGAGCCAGTGCACTCAGGAACGTCATGATCGACGAAGGCAACGGCCTGGATGTTGAGATAAAGGACGAGCTGAGATCGACCTGCTCCACGGGTGACTATAGCATCATCGAACCGGACACCCTCTTTTCTTACAGGATGCTCACGCACAGGTATAACGTTCAGGACGACCTTGTCAACAACCTCACACGCATCGAATGGACAGCTCAGGATATTCCCGATTCAGTTTTCGTCAGCTACACTGCAGGTGTACCGCATGACTGGACGGGTGAGGGCCAGATGACGACCTATTGTTTGAGAAATGAGGAATACCTCGAGTATATGGAAGATGTGCTGGAGACCTATTACAAGTCGTATACGGTGGATGTAAACGGAGTGATTTCCTACGCCTTGAACCCGAAGTATATCGATGTGCGTCTGGACGAAGTGAGAGGTACAAACCGTTGTGGCAG carries:
- a CDS encoding chemotaxis response regulator protein-glutamate methylesterase; the protein is MPIKVLVVDDSAVVRRIFTNELSRDPEIVVVGTAPDPYIARNKIVQLKPDVITLDVEMPRMDGITFLKKLMHYHPIPVIVVSSLTPKGGQVAMEAIDSGAIDVMSKPGEAYSVGDMSVELIDKIKAAARVDVTKKISDQKKIVTTGQKKLSMTVTTNKIIAIGASTGGTEAITSVLSRMPKNAPGILITQHMPEFFTKSFAERLNEICEIEVKEAEHGDSIVSGKAFIAPGNSHMLVRRSGARYLVEVKDGPLVSRHRPSVDVLFKSVAKYVGNNAIGIILTGMGRDGAEGFLEMKKNGASNIAQNEKSCVVYGMPKVAIELGGADKILHLRDIPAKALKLAEEKMLQHK
- a CDS encoding OFA family MFS transporter, coding for MSDRKVMNRWLVVVGAILIQLCLGAIYAWSAFTKKLTIDPFNLSKTQTQIIFSVGLLSFAVVMALVAGKWQKKVGPRTVALTGGLVLGVGYVLAGLAGSSYLGILVGVGVLGGAGIGLAYVCPIAALVKWFPDKKGMITGLAVAGFGFGALIWIKLTGGFKFGPVDLTPGWGGLYGMGWSVNNIFILYGILFAVLVGIGAMFMVNPPEGWTPAGWNPPSSAEAAVSGGRDFTVGEMVATPQYWMLFSLFVVGATAGLMVIGVIKLFGIDALTGSGFEPTKANIITGTAMGLFYALMNGLGRIIWGMISDKTGRKNAIVLMSLIQGIMMIAFYFIGGNEWGLYLSAGIIGFNFGGNFALFPAATADYFGNKNVGTNYPWVFMAYGVGGLVGPILGGKMGDAQVWMYAFVPAGIACLAAAAIGMFLKAPKKIEA
- the udk gene encoding uridine kinase, yielding MIIGIAGGSCSGKSSIAMALAGMIRGRPVFILGLDSYYLDLKDLEPEAKKLHNFDEPASLDIPLLVDNIKSLAAGGEVPIPIYDFGTHTRLPEDRWVRVSIDDNAIIVVEGLFTLSIPEIRKLLDVKVFIDVSHETCLQRRIARDIEERGRTRESVIEQYERTVQPMFELHVLPGREHAGLIVEGKDPVGESAEKILHII
- the folE gene encoding GTP cyclohydrolase I FolE, translated to MEEHVREILKSLGEDPERDGLLKTPSRVKESLEFLTSGYREDIDSVLSGSVFEEEHDEMIIVRDISLYSLCEHHMLPFFGKCHVAYIPKGKIIGLSKIPRIVEIFSRRLQIQERLTNQIARTLMDHLKPYGVAVTIEAVHLCMAMRGVRTRDSLIITSSMLGAFRNDSKTRMEFLNLIKGNDRHKW
- a CDS encoding sulfurtransferase — translated: MSLRNCLCRLSIFMAALIFIAGQGISETKPGLNTNDTMGTLVTADWLSRHLDDPDLVILDCTVRIVPKEGGGMDAMSGRGDYEKGHIPSAQFADLMGDLSDVDSPMSYTLPTPEQFCAAMGALGVGDDSRVVLYDSYGSVWAARVWWMLRWAGFDNAALLDGGFRAWTAGGRPLSTEVVKPQMKMLTADPRPALIADRDEVFAAIEDDAVSLIDAMHKPHFTGQMVMYGRPGHIPGAVNIPAMSLLDETGNYQSHDDLATMHEGDREGRVITYCGAGIAASSNAFILLRLGFTDVAVYMASLQEWAADAANPLVVD
- a CDS encoding T9SS type A sorting domain-containing protein, whose protein sequence is MNPRSASSCIVVLAILMVLTLGTFSAVVHAYDTATGTKPELQAKQTLSSSTKAVSLFEVVRDGSDRYADISDILEDLFSISSDELSGLDDDVNQIVIGDVSDLTIANLAALLCVNTVDLGEEGYVIVSKENPRSTNGSWIVLIVAASGCSDGVLNGIYTFIDLVEDSGPSVIGDHYIRDYPDSPFRAVFHWIPRVEDSGSSWVTERVDSLEKLEGKGCNAIHLGAADFWEMDSTHYNGLTADGLHGRWINEFAYNCRQQNLEPIPQLWAAPYRVRIWHPLWREGEFIEDEVFNIEYDTGEEKYFLEPAITPFDNAAYDMDFSTWTSWSSNWNQPTGWTLNSTNGYLSYSGNTFVGPSQTFDASEFSPGSFYVLETKVSDVSTVEDGAIPMVYVMVHLGEPYNDWITIFFEVIADCEGEATRDYFFWTPPTFSGKPSDYPTNDYEDFPLWDYIDQVSIKIYTQPGPSTCSMNLHSFFLERRASALRNVMIDEGNGLDVEIKDELRSTCSTGDYSIIEPDTLFSYRMLTHRYNVQDDLVNNLTRIEWTAQDIPDSVFVSYTAGVPHDWTGEGQMTTYCLRNEEYLEYMEDVLETYYKSYTVDVNGVISYALNPKYIDVRLDEVRGTNRCGRCEGYGCSNGEHFTEYLNELRSMLAGLVSQYPAAAETKFIVSANMLSPWRNGDNPAYQFQYGGPWGAMESDVLADLNTPGCDLIFTMTHVDESEDARDAGWPQSAGALGQDNLYVVGGMSYETGADPDFPEDWAVNSTWYADDAMGFTSLGYNENHYDSEYRLIDYAWKKYANPDATLQAHINTYTFVTDETVGRTVEIDEGETVVFKPFGTVEMRDEDTDHYQITAATMDWDEMLPPSVSSILNSGSISHTFNADGTFDVELEVEAQPNGSGTPITATATITVEVEDSDPDPPSPGGKDNPFQTVQTPIPEAYALHQNSPNPFNPITKITFDLPVQSMVSLSIYNVKGEIVRTLVNEQLPAGYKKVAWNGKDNNGSTMASGVYFYRIVTEGLVATKKMILLR